The stretch of DNA acctttggcaatgattacagccttgagtcttttttGGTATGATGctatataagcttggcacaccttttaTTTTGGGAGATTATGCcattctgcagatcctctcatgctttgtcaggttggatgtggagcattgctgtacagctatttccaggtctctccagagatgttcgatcaggttcaagtccaggctttgactgggccactcaaggacattcagagacttgtcccgaagccactcccgccttgtcttggctgtgtgcttagggttattgtcctgttggaaggtgaaccttcgcaccagactgaggtcctgagtgctctggagcaggttttcatcaaggatgtctaTGTATTTTTCTCCactcatctttgcctcaatcctgactagtcttcctgccactgaaaaacatccccacagcaagatgctgacaccaccatgcttcaacacagggatggtgccaggtttcctccagatgtgacgcttggcattcaggccaaagagttcaattttggtttcatcagaccagagaaccttgtttctcatgggtTGAGAGGCTTTAGGTggcttttgtcaaactccaagtgggctgtcatgtgccttttactgaggtgtggcttccgtctggtcactaccataaaggcctgattggtggtgtgctgcagagatggttgttcttctggaaggttctcccatctccacagagaaactctagagctctgtccgagcgaccatcgggttcttggtcagccGCCCTGACCAACCCCCCCAatcgctcagtttggccagctggccagctcgaggaagagtcttggtggttccaaacttcttccatttaagaatgatgtgttCTAGGGGAATTTTGGGGGggactcttccccagatctgtgcgtcaacacaatcctgtcttggagctctacggacaagtcCTTCAaccgcatggcttggtttttgctctgacatgcactgtcaactgtgggatcttatatagacaaatcatgtccaatcaattgaatttaccacatgtggactccaatcaaggtaggagaaacatctcaaggatgatcaatggtaacaggatgcaccggagctcaaattcgagtctcaaagcaaagggtctgaatactcatgtaaatgagGTATCTttatgttttaatacatttgcaaaaatgtctaaaacagttttcgctttgtcattatggggtagtatgCAGATCGCtgaggatttattttttatttcatcaatttttaaacaaggctgtaatgtaacaaaatgtggaaaaagtcaaggggtctgcatattttccaaatgcacagtatgtacacccccccccccttttttgtCTCGTTCCAAAACGAATAAATAAAAAGTGAAAGGGGTACaacttcattaaaaaaaaaaacatgtataccTGTTCCGTGACTTGAACATCCATTCAGGTGACTTGAAGCCTGGAAAAATCAATAGAAAGAATGAATTTGATAAGGATGGGTACAGTTTAATATGTTTGACCGCaggtttaggggttagaggtcagggttaggAGGATGAAGTCTTTGAGACTTACAGCATTGTTCCTGCCAGGACCTTGTAACTGAACACTGCTGACGAACTCCTGTCCTTTCTCTGTCAGCAGAAAATTACACCTGGATTAAAACATGACACTCAAAGTTAGTGACGTGCATATGGATGTTCATTTTCTACTGAGTGTGAGTGACATGTTTGTTTTTACCCCGGATAGTGTTTGGCATGCTCCTCCCAGGGATTCTCATCCGGCTGCCAGCCCTTCAGACCTCCACCACAGCAGAAACACACCACACGATCTGGAGCTCCTGCacccacacagaaacacacacacttgggttAAGAtcaacccagacacacacacacacttgggttAAGAtcaacccagacacacacacacacacttgggttAAGAtcaacccagacacacacacacacttgggttAAGAtcaacccagacacacacacacacttgggttAAGATCaacccagacaaacacacacacacttgggttAAGATCaacccagacaaacacacacacacttgggttAAGATCaacccagacaaacacacacacacttgggttAAGATCaacccagacaaacacacacacacactggttaagATCAAcccagacacatacacactggtTAGGATATATGTCCCCGGTCCCCTCTATGTCCCCTCCTCTCAGGCCCTTTTACCATTGAGTAGCAGGTAACTGTAATAATACGTTTTGAATTGTATTTGCTAAGTTACTTTTCTCACAGCCAAAGCTCTAGTCTACCCCACTCCCAGGTCCTACCTGTGTTGTAGAAGCCTGCTCTAGTCTACCCCACTCCCAGGTCCTACCTGTGTTGTAGAAGCCTGCTCTAGTCTACCCCACTCCCAGGTCTCACCTGTGTTGTAGAAGCCTGCTCTAGTCTACCCCACTCCCAGGTCTCACCTGTGTTGTAGAAGCATGCTCTAGTCTACCCCACTCCCAGGTCTCACCTGTGTTGTAGAAGCCTGCTCTAGTCTACCCCACTCCCAGGTCTCACCTGTGTTGTAGAAGCCTGCTCTAGTCTACCCCACTCCCAGGTCCTACCTGTGTTGTAGAAGCCTGCTCTAGTCTACCCCACTCCCAGGTCTCACCTGTGTTGTAGAAGCCTGCTCTGGCCTACCCCACTCCCAGGTCTCACCTGTGTTGTAGAAGCCTGCTCTAGTCTACCCCACTCCCAGGTCTCACCTGTGTTGTAGAAGCCTGCTCTAGTCTACCCCACTCCCAGGTCTCACCTGTGTTGTAGAAGCCTGCTCTAGTCTACCCCACTCCCAGGTCTCACCTGTGTTGTAGAAGCCTGCTCTGGCCTACCCCACTCCCAGGTCTCACCTGTGTTGTAGAAGCCTGCTCTGGCCTACCCCACTCCCAGGTCTCACCTGTGTTGTAGAAGCCTGCTCTAGTCTACCCCACTCCCAGGTCCTACCTGTGTTGTAGAAGCCTGCTCTAGTCTACCCCACTCCCAGGTCTCACCTGTGTTGTAGAAGCCTGCTCTAGTCTACCCCACTCCCAGGTCTCACCTGTGTTGTAGAAGCCTGCTCTGGCCTACCCCACTCCCAGGTCTCACCTGTGTTGTAGAAGCCTGCTCTGGCCTACCCCACTCCCAGGTCTCACCTGTGTTGTAGAAGCCTGCTCTAGTCTACCCCACTCCCAGGTCCTACCTGTGTTGTAGAAGCATGCTCTAGTCTACCCCACTCCCAGGTCTCACCTGTGTTGTAGAAGCCTGCTCTAGTCTACCCCACTCCCAGGTCCTACCTGTGTTGTAGAAGCATGCTCTAGTCTACCCCACTCCCAGGTCTCACCTGTGTTGTAGAAGCCTGCTCTAGTCTACCCCACTCCCAGGTCCTACCTGTGTTGTAGAAGCATGCTCTAGTCTACCCCACTCCCAGGTCTCACCTGTGTTGTAGAAGCCTGCTCTAGTCTACCCCACTCCCAGGTCCTACCTGTGTTGTAGAAGCATGCTCTAGTCTACCCCACTCCCAGGTCTCACCTGTGTTGTAGAAGCCTGCTCTAGTCTACCCCACTCCCAGGTCCTACCTGTGTTGTAGAAGCATGCTCTAGTCTACCCCACTCCCAGGTCCTACCTGTGTTGTAGAAGCATGCTCTAGTCTACCCCACTCCCAGGTCCTACCTGTGTTGTAGAAGCATGCTCTAGTCTACCCCACTCCCAGGTCCTACCTGTGTTGTAGAAGCCTGCTCTAGTCTACCCCACTCCCAGGTCTCACCTGTGTTGTAGAAGCCTGCTCTAGTCTACCCCACTCCCAGGTCTCACCTGTGTTGTAGAAGCCTGCTCTGGCCTACCCCACTCCCAGGTCTCACCTGTGTTGTAGAAGCCTGCTCTAGTCTACCCCACTCCCAGGTCCTACCTGTGTTGTAGAAGCCTGCTCTAGTCTACCCCACTCCCAGGTCTCACCTGTGTTGTAGAAGCCTGCTCTAGTCTACCCCACTCCCAGGTCTCACCTGTGTTGTAGAAGCCTGCTCTAGTCTACCCCACTCCCAGGTCTCACCTGTGTTGTAGAAGCCTGCTCTAGTCTACCCCACTCCCAGGTCTCACCTGTGTTGTAGAAGCCTGCTCTAGTCTACCCCACTCCCAGGTCTCACCTGTGTTGTAGAAGCCTGCTCTAGTCTACCCCACTCCCAGGTCTCACCTGTGTTGTAGAAGCCTGCTCTAGTCTACCCCACTCCCAGGTCTCACCTGTGTTGTAGAAGCCTGCTCTAGTCTACCCCACTCCCAGGTCTCACCTGTGTTGTAGAAGCCTGCTCTAGTCTACCCCACTCCCAGGTCTCACCTGTGTTGTAGAAGCCTGCTCTAGTCTACCCCACTCCCAGGTCTCACCTGTGTTGTAGAAGCCTGCTCTAGTCTACCCCACTCCCAGGTCTCACCTGTGTTGTAGAAGCCTGCTCTGGCCTACCCCACTCCCAGGTCTCACCTGTGTTGTAGAAGCCTGCTCTAGTCTACCCCACTCCCAGGTCTCACCTGTGTTGTAGAAGCCTGCTCTAGTCTACCCCACTCCCAGGTCTCACCTGTGTTGTAGAAGCCTGCTCTGGCCTACCCCACTCCCAGGTCTCACCTGTGTTGTAGAAGCCTGCTCTAGTCTACCCCACTCCCAGGTCTCACCTGTGTTGTAGAAGCCTGCTCTAGTCTACCCCACTCCCAGGTCTCACCTGTGTTGTAGAAGCCTGCTCTAGTCTACCCCACTCCCAGGTCTCACCTGTGTTGTAGAAGCCTGCTCTGGCCTACCCCACTCCCAGGTCTCACCTGTGTTGTAGAAGCCTGCTCTAGTCTACCCCACTCCCAGGTCTCACCTGTGTTGTAGAAGCCTGCTCTAGTCTACCCCACTCCCAGGTCTCACCTGTGTTGTAGAAGCCTGCTCTGGCCAGCCTCTCATGGTCAATAGGGTGCTGGATTCCTGCAAAGCTGCCTAGCCTCTCCTCAAAGCTCTGCATGTGGACCCGAGGACCCGGGCGTGGCCTGGtctcccctacctcctcctctctccccgccTGAGAGGGGAGGTTCCCCACATCATGCCCCAGTATGAAGAAGCAGTAGGGGAAGTGTTTGGAGTGCTCCCCCCACGCCGTGTCCCCAGGCTCCCAGCCCCCCAGCATCCCTCCACAGCAGAAGCACTGCACCCGGTCACTCTCCCCCAGATAGAAGAGCCCTGCCTGGGCCAGCTCTCTAGGCCGGACCGGGGATGTGGAGGGCCACGGGCCTAAGGTGTTGAACCGGGAGTCTTCGCTGACCATGTGCGGGACCATGGGGTAGGTGGACTCATCCACCACCTCTCCCGTTCTCAGGCGGAACTCCATGTCCTCAGCGTCTTCGTTGTAGTGGGGTTCGTTGGTCAGCATGGCACCTTGAAGAGAGTTGACCCTGGAACGATGGGTGCAGCTCAGGAACTTACAGTTAGGGGAGACCTGAAACATTACAACAGTAGTATCATAATTTGTTAGAAACAGGAAATAAAAAATGTTGCACATGTGTCATCACCCTTCTCATGCTCACCTCCGCGTGCCTCTCCGCGGGTGTGTCCCCTCCACACCAATTCTCTACAGTTTTGTGGCAGCTAAAGCAGCGCACCTTGTCAGCCTGTCCTGTGAAGTAAAACCCAGCACGGGCCAGCCTCTCCGCTGACACCTGCTGGGCCAGGGGGGAACCCCGGAACGAGTCCAGCCGCATGTCCATCATGGACCAGTCTACTGCGTGGTCTGACTCCAGATCACTGTCTCTCCCGGGGCCTGACATCACGACACAGGGACAGGGCTGCCTGAGATGGATGGACTGGGGGGGAACAAACAACAAAGTCATTTCCACCATGACACCATGTAAATGCATAAGTTTGACAATAGAGAGCCTTGTATTTCCTAAAGTGGCACTAGATGGCAATATGCACATTGCAATGGATATTGGGATGCTGTGCCTTTAAGACAGGAAAGAGTGTGTGGTCACATGGAGGTATTGGCTGTTACATGTGAGGGGTGGGGAGGCAGGAACAGGCTCTTTAAGATATGCTCTCACACTACCGGGCCGCCCTGCTAACCGCAGGAATACAGAGAAATACACAACGACCCACACAGCCGAATGTAATCAACACTTATTATCTTAAGTGAGCACTGGGCTCAGTTTTCCCTTCTTTCCTATTATCTGCTCTTTAAAACAAAGCTCAGCATTTTGTAGGAAAGGAGTTACGTAATGCCATGTGAATCAATCAGCCCTCTCCGAGTAGTGTGTTGCAACACGATCAGTACCCAGCCTTATCAATGTTACGGTACTAACACAGCACAAATCCCCAACAGGGAGGGTGAGGAACCGGTCACTTAGAACAATCAGCTATTTCACCTCCGGCTGTATTCACCAATCAAATATTATCCAATCCCATCACTATTCCTTCCGTCAACATTAATGCAATcaattacatacagtacctcGTAAATTGGCTATAGCAGCAACAGACAGGCACCCAGGCTACCAACCATAGAATTACCATTTATATGGAATATAATTACGCTACTGTCTATGAAAGCAAACAATCAACCAATATTGGTTATGTTTGTTGTAATATTTTGTATACCTGCCATCCCCATTGCAGCAAGCGAAGCTTGCTTCAGAATGAAAAATGCATGTAGACTGGAAGTTGTCATGGTTTCATAGGCAGCACTCTCACACTATAATGAAACTGTCCCTTGGCAGACTGCTGTGAAAAGAGACATGTAGATGACTAAATGGATGGGATGATGATGTCCAAGGAAAGTTTGCTGTATCCACTCGTCCCCATGCTCTCTCTGACAGCTCCAAAAGGCATCATGTGGATGCCGTCATCATCAACAGGGCCCTGAGTAATGGATGCAGTCATCATCAACAGGGCCCTGAGTAATGGATGCAGTCATCATCAACAGGGCCCTGAGTAATGGATGCAGTCATCATCAACAGGGCCCTGAGTAATGGATGCCGTCATCATCAACAGGGCCCTGAGTAATGGATGCCGTCATCATCAACAGGGCCCTGAGTAATGGATGCCGTCATCATCAACAGGGCCCTGAGTAATGGATGCCGTCATCATCAACAGGGCCCTGAGTAATGGATGCCGTCATCATCAACAGGGCCCTGAGTAATGGATGCCGTCATCATCAACAGGGCCCTGAGTAATGGATGCAGTCATCATCAACAGGGCCCTGAGTAATGGATGCCGTCATCATCAACAGGGCCCTGAGTAATGGATGCCGTCATCATCAACAGGGCCCTGAGTAATGGATGCAGTCATCATCAACAGGGCCCTGAGTAATGGATGCCGTCATCATCAACAGGGCCCTGAGTAATGGATGCCATCATCATCAACAGGGCCCTGAGTAATGGATGCAGTCATCATCAACAGGGTCCTGAGTAATGGATGCAGTCATCATCAACAGGGCCCTGAGTAATGGATGCCATCATCATCAACAGGGCCCTGAGTAATGGATGCCATCATCAACAGGGTCCTGAGTAATGGATGCAGTCATCATCAACAGGGCCCTGAGTAATGGATGCAGTCATCATCAACAGGGCCTGAGTATAACATATTCTTGACTCTGAACTGGCTATGTGTCCATGATTGTATAACTCAGCCATGTTTTACACTGCAGCACTTGTCTTTGTGGCCGAGGCCCATCTGTTACTGACCAGAGCTGGGCCTGAATCCAAATGCACAGAAAGGACATGTGGATGTATAGATTGCACCACTTGGTCGAATGACATTAATAGGCTGATCATACATGTATGCAAAGTGTATGTCAAGGGTTCTGGGAGACCTTTTCGGCACAGTAGCGCCGTGTCCGCGGTTCAAACTCCACTCTGACTAAATGTTCCCACTCAATGCAACAGTCAAACGGACACGTGGGGGTGGGTGAGGTCTATTGGCCGGCCACGTACATTCTGGAAAGTTCACAAGCTCTTGTTTGTGTCTATAGCAAGACAAAAGTCCCAAACATAAACATGGGTTTACGTGAATCGCAATGTGCTGCCGATTGACCTGTTTGAGAGTTGGCACAGTTGAGTACTCTGCTGGGCATGGATACGCACTCTCGGGGATTACATTCTTCCAATGTTAAGTATGacatagttaaataaaacacaagCAACGTTTCGTGTAATAACGACAACTAACAAAGCAAACATTATTTGTCTATAGTGCACTGATCAGTCGACATTGAGCTGGTTCGCCATAGACAGTAACGTAGTACAACAGACGAGCCGTCAACCATAACAGTTGAAAATACATCGCAAAAACATAACCTATACGCATACCTTGGAAAAGCTTGGATGTCAACTTGTGTCTGTGAGGTCTTGGATGATGCCTGTCTCCTTTCCAAATAAGACAGATCACCAGTATTTTTGACCAGACTATTTGACCCTGGTTTCGGGAAGTAAGTTCAGCGTTGGTGTTGTTCTGCGCACCACTACAGGCGCAGCCCACCTGACCACCATAGCGGAAATGTAAAGTTTATGACGTAGAAAAAAAGGGAAGGTATAGTATGTGTGTGGCAAGGCTCTATGTATTCCATAGAGGCTTCCTGTTTATATTAGTTGTTATGTTTGGTGTATGGCATTAACAAGAACGGAATACTTAGTGCTTAACACTGCTCTGTGTTGGGGGAAATTAATGAATCTTCATCGGGCTTGGACGATATATCTTTATTTTGATATATTTATCCATGCAGTGCATCTACCAAAGTAACAAGCACAGCCAAACTGCATCCTATATATCTCATTATACTCTAATTGTACTTGTCTACCAAATACTGTAATACTCATTTGAGGATTGGACTTTTGTAGGTAGTGTAGCAGGAAGACAGTAACTTCTCATTCTTAACCCTCTGGGTATAATTCATTTGGTGTTGCCTGGAAATCAAGGCTAGGGTATAGTCCACTTTAAGTTCCTTCTTTCTCAGGTTTATATAGAGAAAGTGGCATGTTGGATTGTTAATTAGGTTGCTTGCTGGTTGATGTCAGACGGCTAACACACTTTAGTTGCATGCTGAACCAAAGTTGaaggatcaaatgaaatgagacgTTTGAATACACTTCAATATAAATTACACTCTAGTGTGTACCACTAAAACGTGATGGCGCCAATAGGGTTTTAGTATTCATACTCTTTTCCATTCCTATATCGTTCAGTAATGTATCCTTTTTCACTGGCTCAGCCATGTTTTACACAGCGATGCCTCACTTTTTTCAATCCAATCTTATCAATTCCTATTCAAATTAATCAAAGGTAAAGTAATATTGTAATGTGGAttaatataatatacatacacgtcctaatattttctagtaattcACTATTTTGTATGGCTTTGTTTTTCCTAGAATTCTTTGAATTGGGAGATTATCATTATACTTGTATGTCGTTGGCAGAGTGATGTAACTAAGTCTATACACAACTTTGTAAAGAATTAACACTTCAAAAGACTGCCCAACCTTTTGAT from Oncorhynchus kisutch isolate 150728-3 linkage group LG15, Okis_V2, whole genome shotgun sequence encodes:
- the LOC109879194 gene encoding baculoviral IAP repeat-containing protein 8 isoform X2, translated to MSGPGRDSDLESDHAVDWSMMDMRLDSFRGSPLAQQVSAERLARAGFYFTGQADKVSPNCKFLSCTHRSRVNSLQGAMLTNEPHYNEDAEDMEFRLRTGEVVDESTYPMVPHMVSEDSRFNTLGPWPSTSPVRPRELAQAGLFYLGESDRVQCFCCGGMLGGWEPGDTAWGEHSKHFPYCFFILGHDVGNLPSQAGREEEVGETRPRPGPRVHMQSFEERLGSFAGIQHPIDHERLARAGFYNTGAPDRVVCFCCGGGLKGWQPDENPWEEHAKHYPGCNFLLTEKGQEFVSSVQLQGPGRNNAASSHLNGCSSHGTEVLRSAMAQRAVEMGLEPALVERTILERIRRAGTGYSTLETLLQDCFNRGPDSDAETAENHDEDPFEKLRKLQREKQCKVCMDRDICIVFIPCGHLVVCKECSEALDKCPICCAAITQKIKTYIS
- the LOC109879194 gene encoding E3 ubiquitin-protein ligase XIAP isoform X1, whose protein sequence is MSGPGRDSDLESDHAVDWSMMDMRLDSFRGSPLAQQVSAERLARAGFYFTGQADKVRCFSCHKTVENWCGGDTPAERHAEVSPNCKFLSCTHRSRVNSLQGAMLTNEPHYNEDAEDMEFRLRTGEVVDESTYPMVPHMVSEDSRFNTLGPWPSTSPVRPRELAQAGLFYLGESDRVQCFCCGGMLGGWEPGDTAWGEHSKHFPYCFFILGHDVGNLPSQAGREEEVGETRPRPGPRVHMQSFEERLGSFAGIQHPIDHERLARAGFYNTGAPDRVVCFCCGGGLKGWQPDENPWEEHAKHYPGCNFLLTEKGQEFVSSVQLQGPGRNNAASSHLNGCSSHGTEVLRSAMAQRAVEMGLEPALVERTILERIRRAGTGYSTLETLLQDCFNRGPDSDAETAENHDEDPFEKLRKLQREKQCKVCMDRDICIVFIPCGHLVVCKECSEALDKCPICCAAITQKIKTYIS